In a single window of the Coffea eugenioides isolate CCC68of chromosome 3, Ceug_1.0, whole genome shotgun sequence genome:
- the LOC113765664 gene encoding uncharacterized protein LOC113765664 isoform X2, with translation MNLPLLHTSSFSATLKRCRINVYKFTPPKIISRSVSSRRRHHRRRLLKHHPDADHRSPPTVNQNLQIVLTVDRLSSSKPVTYISELVDASQSKLSRFIYAADDAFENLRTLVTVDGATKRVVVSCRRSTVHFLGFVLLSSLVIIFVFRVLIKLLIGNSDSFSENNGGVIYRRDRSLGGREVAVAKVDTNFRKNENKKKGSENNILMLMLESENEIKRPFWERRKKRSAEKLPQWWPVSSQGPGLLVENKEEYQMMANRLIQAIMDKRIRGEDISMDDIVQLRRICRISGVRVLIEVENARDSIYRASVDFVLQCCERIENQSAFINIDGEDVHHFIAGLAENIGLENSRASRMVSAAVAARTRSRFLQAWALKIQG, from the exons ATGAACCTCCCTCTCCTGCACACCTCGTCTTTTTCTGCTACTTTAAAACGTTGTCGCATCAATGTCTACAAATTCACCCCACCGAAAATAATCTCCCGCTCCGTTTCTTCACGCCGGCGCCACCACCGTCGTCGTCTCCTCAAACACCACCCGGACGCCGATCACCGCTCTCCTCCAACGGTCAATCAAAACCTCCAAATTGTCCTAACCGTTGACCGACTTTCAAGCTCCAAACCAGTGACTTACATATCTGAACTCGTGGATGCTTCTCAGTCGAAGCTCAGTCGGTTCATTTATGCCGCCGACGATGCGTTTGAAAACCTTCGGACTCTTGTAACTGTGGATGGAGCTACCAAACGAGTTGTTGTGTCGTGCCGGAGGTCGACGGTTCATTTTCTAGGATTTGTTTTGCTCTCAAGTTTGGTTATTATCTTTGtttttagggttttgattaaaTTGTTAATTGGAAATAGTGATAGTTTTAGTGAAAATAATGGTGGAGTAATTTATAGAAGGGATCGGAGTTTGGGTGGTAGAGAAGTTGCTGTAGCGAAAGTAGAtacaaattttagaaaaaacgaaaacaaaaagaagggaagtgaaaacaatatctTAATGCTGATGTTGGAGAGCGAAAATGAGATAAAGAGGCCGTTTTGGGAAAGGAGGAAGAAGAGGTCGGCAGAGAAACTGCCTCAATGGTGGCCGGTCTCCAGTCAAGGTCCCGGTTTGCTGGTGGAGAATAAAGAGGAGTATCAGATGATGGCTAACCGGTTAATTCAAG CAATCATGGACAAAAGAATCAGAGGGGAAGACATTTCAATGGATGATATAGTCCAA TTGCGCCGTATATGCAGAATATCTGGTGTGAGGGTTTTGATTGAGGTGGAGAATGCCCGAGATTCAATTTATCGTGCATCAGTTGACTTTGTTTTGCAGTGCTGTGAAAG GATAGAAAATCAATCGGCTTTCATTAACATTGATGGTGAGGATGTCCACCATTTCATTGCTGGGCTCGCTGAAAACATCGGTCTTGAGAACAGTCGTGCGTCAAGAATGGTGTCTGCAGCTGTGGCTGCACGTACTCGCTCCCGGTTCTTGCAGGCCTGG GCCCTGAAAATACAAG GCTGA
- the LOC113765664 gene encoding uncharacterized protein LOC113765664 isoform X1, producing the protein MNLPLLHTSSFSATLKRCRINVYKFTPPKIISRSVSSRRRHHRRRLLKHHPDADHRSPPTVNQNLQIVLTVDRLSSSKPVTYISELVDASQSKLSRFIYAADDAFENLRTLVTVDGATKRVVVSCRRSTVHFLGFVLLSSLVIIFVFRVLIKLLIGNSDSFSENNGGVIYRRDRSLGGREVAVAKVDTNFRKNENKKKGSENNILMLMLESENEIKRPFWERRKKRSAEKLPQWWPVSSQGPGLLVENKEEYQMMANRLIQAIMDKRIRGEDISMDDIVQLRRICRISGVRVLIEVENARDSIYRASVDFVLQCCERIENQSAFINIDGEDVHHFIAGLAENIGLENSRASRMVSAAVAARTRSRFLQAWALKIQGNHSEAVAELLKICLIHKIFPPEESSAEMEMVARGLEKQLNVDQRELLLNMLIRTCGEGTRRSMTEALGLIQPPQSDVEQEKRVS; encoded by the exons ATGAACCTCCCTCTCCTGCACACCTCGTCTTTTTCTGCTACTTTAAAACGTTGTCGCATCAATGTCTACAAATTCACCCCACCGAAAATAATCTCCCGCTCCGTTTCTTCACGCCGGCGCCACCACCGTCGTCGTCTCCTCAAACACCACCCGGACGCCGATCACCGCTCTCCTCCAACGGTCAATCAAAACCTCCAAATTGTCCTAACCGTTGACCGACTTTCAAGCTCCAAACCAGTGACTTACATATCTGAACTCGTGGATGCTTCTCAGTCGAAGCTCAGTCGGTTCATTTATGCCGCCGACGATGCGTTTGAAAACCTTCGGACTCTTGTAACTGTGGATGGAGCTACCAAACGAGTTGTTGTGTCGTGCCGGAGGTCGACGGTTCATTTTCTAGGATTTGTTTTGCTCTCAAGTTTGGTTATTATCTTTGtttttagggttttgattaaaTTGTTAATTGGAAATAGTGATAGTTTTAGTGAAAATAATGGTGGAGTAATTTATAGAAGGGATCGGAGTTTGGGTGGTAGAGAAGTTGCTGTAGCGAAAGTAGAtacaaattttagaaaaaacgaaaacaaaaagaagggaagtgaaaacaatatctTAATGCTGATGTTGGAGAGCGAAAATGAGATAAAGAGGCCGTTTTGGGAAAGGAGGAAGAAGAGGTCGGCAGAGAAACTGCCTCAATGGTGGCCGGTCTCCAGTCAAGGTCCCGGTTTGCTGGTGGAGAATAAAGAGGAGTATCAGATGATGGCTAACCGGTTAATTCAAG CAATCATGGACAAAAGAATCAGAGGGGAAGACATTTCAATGGATGATATAGTCCAA TTGCGCCGTATATGCAGAATATCTGGTGTGAGGGTTTTGATTGAGGTGGAGAATGCCCGAGATTCAATTTATCGTGCATCAGTTGACTTTGTTTTGCAGTGCTGTGAAAG GATAGAAAATCAATCGGCTTTCATTAACATTGATGGTGAGGATGTCCACCATTTCATTGCTGGGCTCGCTGAAAACATCGGTCTTGAGAACAGTCGTGCGTCAAGAATGGTGTCTGCAGCTGTGGCTGCACGTACTCGCTCCCGGTTCTTGCAGGCCTGG GCCCTGAAAATACAAGGTAATCATTCTGAAGCAGTTGCTGAACTATTAAAGATATGCCTCATTCACAAGATATTTCCTCCTGAAGAGAGCTCG GCTGAGATGGAAATGGTTGCCCGAGGACTTGAAAAGCAGTTAAATGTGGATCAAAGAGAACTTTTGTTAAACATGCTCATTAGGACATGTGGTGAAGGGACACGTAGAAGCATGACTGAAGCTCTGGGTCTG ATACAACCACCTCAGAGTGATGTTGAACAAGAAAAGAGGGTTTCTTAA